From the genome of Eucalyptus grandis isolate ANBG69807.140 chromosome 2, ASM1654582v1, whole genome shotgun sequence, one region includes:
- the LOC120290600 gene encoding TMV resistance protein N-like — translation MAVYGEHRSLDGSLPHELTSKTPFLSLKLYVLIGILSFFALSIGLVIYLCIRASGTLEKRQMLTKEMNSQASSGPSPEVFLSFRGADTRYGFTDFLYYGMVEAGILVFRDNESLHVGKRIGHELLQAIENSKIYIPIFSKNYASSHWCLRELAYMVKCTSKSNENKEILPIFLDVEPDDVMLKTNLYRKALSKYQKKFCTEVESWKKALIEVDEIKGWNLKKDGRCIYIEELPHSVGKLQSLVELDLSLTSIGHLPDSIGNLKQLKILRISGIREITRLPSAIGLVEKLEELDARGCYNLTGEILEEIGRLSRLRILDLSNTCISGLPATMSHLSNLQTLKLEKSPKLKQLPELPPNLTCLRWGPKNCWCSSAEEHRYEPEEYWQEQNRAREEYEQEIERHALKEYGIALPLPTRIGALSQ, via the exons ATGGCAGTTTATGGCGAACATCGATCTCTTGACGGCTCTCTCCCTCATGAGCTCACCTCCAAGACTCCCTTCCTCAGCCTCAAGCTCTACGTCCTCATCGGAATCCTCAGCTTCTTTGCGCTCTCCATTGGTCTCGTCATATACCTCTGCATCCGTGCCAGTGGCACCTTAGAGAAGCGCCAAATGCTAACAAAAGAGATGAACTCACAGGCATCATCAGGGCCTTCCCCTGAGGTTTTCCTAAGTTTTCGAGGAGCAGACACCCGTTATGGATTCACCGATTTTCTTTACTATGGCATGGTTGAGGCCGGGATCCTTGTCTTTAGGGACAATGAATCCCTCCATGTCGGTAAAAGAATTGGCCATGAACTTCTTCAAGCAATCGAGAACTCCAAGATTTAcattcccattttttccaaGAATTATGCTTCGAGTCACTGGTGCCTCCGAGAGCTCGCATATATGGTCAAGTGTACCTCCAAATCGAATGAGAATAAAGAGATTTTACCCATTTTCTTGGATGTGGAGCCTGACGATGTCATGCTCAAAACAAACTTATACCGCAAAGCTCTATCGAAGTATCAAAAAAAGTTTTGCACTGAAGTTGAATCATGGAAAAAGGCTCTTATTGAGGTGGACGAGATAAAGGGATGGAACTTGAAGAAAGATGGAAG GTGTATATACATAGAGGAACTTCCACATTCGGTTGGCAAATTACAATCTTTAGTCGAGTTGGATTTGTCATTGACAAGTATTGGTCACCTACCTGATTCAATCGGCAATCTCAAGCAATTGAAAATACTAAGGATAAGCGGCATAAGAGAGATAACAAGATTACCAAGTGCAATTGGGTTGgtggagaagcttgaagagttAGATGCTCGAGGATGTTACAACTTGACTGGTGaaattcttgaagaaattgGGAGATTGTCCCGTTTGAGGATCCTAGATTTATCAAACACGTGTATATCTGGATTACCCGCCACAATGAGTCACCTCTCTAATCTCCAAACACTTAAGCTAGAAAAAAGTCCCAAACTTAAACAATTGCCTGAGCTTCCCCCAAATTTGACTTGTCTGAGATGGGGCCCTAAAAATTGTTGGTGTTCTTCTGCGGAGGAGCATAGATATGAGCCGGAGGAATATTGGCAGGAGCAAAACCGTGCTCGTGAGGAATATGAGCAGGAAATAGAGCGTCATGCTCTTAAAGAATACGGGATAGCTCTCCCTCTTCCCACTAGAATTGGTGCCTTATCTCAATAG
- the LOC104434763 gene encoding flap endonuclease 1: FEEARACKRFFKEGRCLRGVGSSLASQNKEDIKKFSKRTVKVTQQHNEGCKKLLRLMGVPVVEAPSGAEAQCAALCKAGKVYAVASEDVDSLTFGAPIFLRHLMDPSSRKVQVMEFEISKILEEMNLDMDQFIDVCILSG; this comes from the exons TTTGAAGAAGCAAGAGCTTGCAAAAGG TTTTTCAAAGAGGGAAGATGCCTTCGAGGAGTTGGCAGTAGCCTTGCG TCTCAGAACAAGGAAGACATCAAGAAATTCAGTAAAAGAACTGTGAAG GTGACACAACAGCATAATGAAGGCTGCAAAAAACTATTAAGACTTATGGGTGTCCCAGTAGTTGAG GCTCCTTCAGGAGCAGAGGCACAGTGTGCTGCACTTTGCAAAGCTGGAAAG gtttaTGCAGTTGCTTCTGAAGATGTGGATTCCCTTACTTTTGGAGCTCCTATATTTCTTCGCCATTTGATGGATCCCAGCTCAAGAAAAGTTCAAGTcatggaatttgaaatttccaaG ATCTTGGAGGAGATGAATCTGGATATGGATCAATTCATTGACGTGTGCATCCTCTCTGGA